In Cuculus canorus isolate bCucCan1 unplaced genomic scaffold, bCucCan1.pri scaffold_65_arrow_ctg1, whole genome shotgun sequence, a single window of DNA contains:
- the LOC128850738 gene encoding olfactory receptor 14J1-like — translation MYFFLLNLSLLDLGSISTTIPKAMANSLWNTRAISYVGCAAQIFFLFFFLGAEYSLLMVMAYDRYVAICKPLDYGTLLGTRACVHMAAAAWGAGFLNALLHTANTFSLPLCQGNAVDQFFCEVPQILKLSCSHSYFREVGLLVVTFFVALGCFAFIVVSYVQICRAVLRIPSEQGRHKAFSTCLPHLAVVSMFVSTGMIAYLKPPSTSSPPLDLVVAVLYSVVPPALCYLAEEVITQ, via the exons atgtacttcttcctcctcaacctctccctCCTGGACCTGGGATCTATCTCCACCACTATCCCCAAAGCCATGGCCAATTCTCTATGGAACACCAGGGCCATCTCTTACGTGGGATGTGCTGCCCAGATCTTCTTTCTATTCTTCTTCCTTGGTGCAGAATATTCTCTTCTCATGGTCATGGCTTATGACCGttacgttgccatctgcaaacccttGGACTATGGTACCCTCCTGGGCAccagagcttgtgtccacatggcagcagctgcctggggcgctgggtttctcaatgctctgctgcacacggccaatacattttccctgcccctctgccaaGGCAATGCTGTGGACCAATTCTTCTGTGAagttccccagatcctcaagctctcctgtTCACACTCCTACTTCAGAGAGGTTGGGCTTCTTGTAGTTACTTTCTTTGTAGCATTGggctgttttgctttcattgtggtgtcctacgTGCAgatctgcagggctgtgctgaggatcccctcagagcagggacggcacaaagccttttctaCGTGCCTCCCGCACTTGGCTGTTGTCTCCATGTTTGTCAGCACCGGCATGATTGCCTACCTGAAgcccccctccacctcctccccacccctggaTCTGGTGGTGGcagttctgtactcagtggtCCCTCCAGCA ctctgctaccTGGCGGAGGAGGTGATAACTCAATAA